A genomic region of Rhodanobacter sp. contains the following coding sequences:
- the uvrB gene encoding excinuclease ABC subunit UvrB: MRVSARMLSVMTDRFELVAPYQPAGDQPEAIRRLSEGFEAGLAAQTLLGVTGSGKTYTIANVIQQVQRPTIVMAPNKTLAAQLYGEFKEFFPHNAVEYFVSYYDYYQPEAYVVASDTFIEKDASINDHIEQMRLAATKALLSRRDAIIVATVSAIYGLGNPEDYLSLRLILAKGERIEQRQLIRQLTELQYTRNEMELRRGTYRVRGEIIDVFPAESETEALRIELFDGEVESLALFDPLTGETVRKVPRYTVYPRTHYASTRESVLNAIDTIKDELKERLEVLYRDNKLLEAQRLDQRTRYDVEMMAEVGYCQGIENYSRHLSRRGPGEPPPTLFDYLPPDGLLVVDESHVSVPQIGAMYKGDRSRKETLVEFGFRLPSALDNRPLRFEEWEARAPRAIYVSATPRDYELQKSGDAIVELVVRPTGLVDPEVEVRPVRTQVDDLLGEAHKRIAMGDRVLVTTLTKRMAENLTEYLSEHGVKVRYLHSDIETVERSEIIRDLRLGEFDVLVGINLLREGLDMPEVSLVAVLDADKEGFLRSTGSLIQTIGRAARNVRGKAILYADEVTRSMRAAMDETARRREKQLAYNEANGITPKTVQRRIADIMEGARSESPRGRGGKARQRAAAVAEPSAGYEAMDPAKAAAAIKKLEAQMYKHAQNLEFEEAARLRDQIHHLREQALR, encoded by the coding sequence ATGCGGGTGTCCGCCCGCATGTTGTCCGTCATGACCGACCGTTTCGAACTCGTTGCGCCCTACCAACCCGCCGGCGACCAGCCGGAGGCGATCCGCCGCCTGAGCGAAGGTTTCGAGGCCGGCCTGGCCGCGCAGACCCTGCTTGGCGTCACCGGTTCCGGCAAGACCTACACCATCGCCAACGTGATCCAGCAGGTGCAACGGCCGACCATCGTGATGGCGCCGAACAAGACGCTGGCGGCGCAGTTGTACGGCGAGTTCAAGGAGTTCTTTCCGCACAACGCGGTGGAATACTTCGTCAGCTACTACGACTACTACCAGCCCGAGGCCTACGTGGTGGCGTCGGATACCTTCATCGAGAAGGACGCCTCGATCAACGACCACATCGAGCAGATGCGGCTGGCGGCGACCAAGGCGCTGCTGTCCCGGCGCGACGCGATCATCGTGGCCACGGTCTCGGCCATCTACGGACTGGGCAATCCCGAGGATTACCTCAGCCTGCGCCTGATCCTGGCCAAGGGCGAGCGCATCGAGCAGCGCCAGCTGATCCGCCAGCTCACCGAGCTGCAGTACACCCGCAACGAGATGGAGCTGCGCCGCGGCACCTACCGCGTGCGCGGCGAGATCATCGACGTGTTCCCCGCCGAGTCGGAGACCGAGGCGCTGCGCATCGAGCTGTTCGACGGCGAGGTGGAAAGTCTCGCGCTGTTCGACCCGCTTACTGGCGAGACCGTGCGCAAGGTGCCCCGCTACACGGTGTATCCGCGCACGCACTACGCCTCCACCCGCGAAAGCGTGCTCAACGCCATCGACACCATCAAGGACGAACTGAAGGAACGGCTGGAGGTGCTGTACCGCGACAACAAGCTGCTCGAGGCGCAGCGGCTGGACCAGCGCACCCGCTACGACGTGGAGATGATGGCCGAGGTGGGCTACTGCCAGGGCATCGAGAACTACTCGCGGCATCTTTCCCGTCGCGGCCCCGGCGAGCCGCCGCCCACCCTGTTCGACTACCTGCCGCCCGACGGCCTGCTGGTGGTGGACGAGTCGCACGTCAGCGTGCCGCAGATCGGCGCGATGTACAAAGGCGACCGCTCGCGCAAGGAGACCCTGGTGGAGTTCGGCTTCCGCCTGCCGTCCGCGCTGGACAACCGCCCGCTGCGCTTCGAGGAATGGGAGGCGCGGGCGCCGCGCGCGATCTACGTCTCCGCCACGCCGCGCGACTACGAGCTGCAGAAATCCGGCGACGCCATTGTCGAACTGGTGGTGCGCCCCACCGGCCTGGTCGATCCCGAGGTGGAAGTGCGACCGGTGCGCACCCAGGTGGACGACCTGCTGGGCGAGGCCCACAAGCGCATCGCCATGGGCGACCGCGTGCTGGTCACCACGTTGACCAAACGCATGGCCGAAAATCTCACCGAATATCTCTCCGAGCACGGCGTCAAGGTGCGCTACCTGCATTCGGACATCGAGACGGTGGAGCGCAGCGAGATCATTCGCGACCTTCGTCTCGGCGAGTTCGACGTGCTGGTCGGCATCAATCTGCTGCGCGAGGGCCTGGACATGCCCGAGGTCTCGCTGGTGGCGGTGCTGGACGCCGACAAGGAAGGCTTCCTGCGTTCCACCGGCTCGCTGATCCAGACCATTGGGCGCGCCGCCCGCAACGTGCGCGGCAAGGCCATCCTCTACGCCGACGAGGTGACCCGCTCGATGCGGGCTGCGATGGACGAGACGGCTCGCCGCCGCGAAAAGCAGCTCGCGTACAACGAGGCGAACGGCATCACGCCGAAGACGGTGCAGCGGCGCATCGCCGACATCATGGAGGGTGCGCGCAGCGAGTCGCCGCGCGGACGTGGCGGCAAGGCGCGCCAGCGCGCCGCTGCCGTGGCCGAGCCATCGGCCGGCTACGAGGCGATGGATCCGGCCAAGGCTGCCGCCGCCATCAAGAAGCTGGAGGCGCAGATGTACAAGCACGCCCAGAACCTGGAGTTCGAGGAGGCGGCGCGGCTGCGCGACCAGATCCACCATCTGCGCGAGCAAGCCTTGCGCTGA
- a CDS encoding CopD family protein, protein MTYLWIKSFHVLFVIAWMAAVFYLPRILVNVAEAGDAPAVRARLLLMGRRLYKFGHIMFGIAFVFGLLLWQGWRLWPAALPDVTAGMHWIDAKLTLVALLLVYFVWTGRAVKRCEKGGTLPSPKALRWLNELPVLLLLGVIFLVLARPF, encoded by the coding sequence ATGACCTATCTCTGGATCAAGTCCTTCCACGTGCTGTTCGTGATCGCCTGGATGGCGGCGGTGTTTTACCTGCCGCGCATCCTGGTGAATGTTGCGGAAGCGGGCGACGCGCCGGCGGTGAGGGCGCGCCTGCTGCTGATGGGGCGGCGGCTGTACAAGTTCGGCCACATCATGTTCGGCATCGCCTTCGTTTTCGGCCTGCTGCTGTGGCAGGGCTGGCGGCTGTGGCCGGCGGCGTTGCCCGACGTGACGGCGGGCATGCACTGGATCGACGCCAAGCTGACCCTGGTGGCGCTGTTGCTGGTCTATTTCGTGTGGACGGGCCGGGCGGTCAAGCGCTGCGAGAAGGGTGGCACGCTGCCGTCGCCGAAGGCGCTGCGCTGGCTCAACGAATTGCCGGTGCTGCTGCTGCTGGGCGTGATCTTCCTGGTGCTGGCCAGGCCGTTCTGA
- a CDS encoding NAD-dependent epimerase translates to MRILVTGTAGFIGAALAERLLARGDEVLGIDNHNDYYDPTLKEARLARFADHAGYTHCRADLADAAAVNDAFAGFKPQRVVNLAAQAGVRYSLTNPQAYVQSNLVGFGNILEACRHGGVEHLVYASSSSVYGANRKLPFAVEDAVDHPVSLYAATKKANELMAHSYSHLYGLPTTGLRFFTVYGPWGRPDMSPMLFADRISRGEAIDVFNFGHHSRDFTYVDDIVEGVIRTLDHPATPDPAYDAQSPNPGTSNAPWRVYNIGNDQPVQLLRFIELLEQHLGRTVEKNLLPMQPGDVPDTWADVSALRRDVGYAPDTSIEEGVERFVTWYRAYFKR, encoded by the coding sequence ATGCGCATCCTCGTCACCGGCACCGCCGGCTTCATCGGCGCCGCCCTGGCCGAGCGCCTGCTGGCGCGCGGCGACGAAGTGCTGGGCATCGACAACCATAACGATTACTACGATCCGACGCTGAAGGAAGCGCGCCTGGCCCGCTTCGCCGACCACGCCGGCTACACCCACTGCCGCGCCGACCTGGCCGATGCCGCCGCGGTCAACGACGCCTTCGCCGGCTTCAAGCCGCAGCGCGTAGTGAACCTGGCCGCGCAGGCCGGCGTGCGCTACTCGCTGACGAACCCGCAGGCCTACGTGCAGAGCAACCTGGTCGGCTTCGGCAACATCCTGGAAGCCTGCCGCCACGGCGGCGTCGAACATCTGGTCTACGCGTCTTCCAGTTCAGTCTACGGCGCCAACCGCAAGCTGCCGTTCGCGGTGGAGGACGCGGTGGATCATCCGGTGAGCCTGTACGCCGCCACCAAGAAAGCCAACGAACTGATGGCGCACAGCTACAGCCATCTCTACGGCCTGCCCACCACCGGCCTGCGCTTCTTCACCGTCTACGGGCCGTGGGGTCGGCCGGACATGTCGCCGATGCTGTTCGCCGACCGCATCAGCCGCGGCGAGGCCATCGACGTGTTCAACTTCGGCCACCACAGCCGCGACTTCACCTACGTCGACGACATCGTGGAAGGCGTGATCCGCACGCTCGACCATCCGGCCACGCCCGACCCGGCCTACGACGCGCAATCGCCCAATCCCGGCACCTCGAATGCGCCCTGGCGCGTCTACAACATCGGCAACGATCAGCCAGTACAACTGCTGCGCTTCATCGAACTGCTGGAGCAGCACCTCGGCCGCACGGTGGAGAAAAACCTGCTGCCGATGCAGCCCGGCGACGTGCCGGACACCTGGGCCGACGTATCGGCGCTGCGCCGCGACGTGGGCTATGCGCCCGACACTTCCATCGAGGAAGGCGTGGAACGCTTCGTGACGTGGTATCGCGCGTATTTCAAGCGATAA
- the thrS gene encoding threonine--tRNA ligase, which produces MIEITLPDGSKRPFDHPVSVQDVAASIGAGLAKATLAGKVDGKLVDASFPITHDASLEIVTEKSPEALEILRHSTAHLLAQAVQRLYPGAQVTIGPVIDNGFYYDFAYERPFTPDDLAKIEAEMEKIVKEALPVTRSVKSRDDAVAFFRGLGENYKAEIIESIPANEELSLYSQGEFTDLCRGPHVPNTGKLRAFKLMKVAGAYWRGDSNNAMLTRIYGTAWLSDKDLKAYLHQLEEAEKRDHRKIGKALDLFHQQEEGPGMVFWHPRGWAIWQQVEQYMRGVYRKSGYQEVRCPQVLDVSLWKKSGHWDNYQENMFFTESEKHVFALKPMNCPGHVQVFNTGLHSYRELPVRYGEFGGCHRNEPSGALHGIMRVRAFTQDDGHIFCTPEQIEPEVTAFHAQAMKVYADFGFDNIALKIALRPDKRIGSEEVWDKAEDALRAALHAAGVEWEELPGEGAFYGPKIEYHMKDSIGRAWQVGTMQVDFMMPERLGAEYVDEHSQRRHPVMLHRAIVGSMERFIGILIEHHAGLLPPWLAPVQAMVFSITDAQSDYVREVAQTLVDKGFRVEADLRNEKVGYKIREHTLQKVPYLLVVGDREKESGAVSVRTRSGEDLGSMPLASFIERLEAETRR; this is translated from the coding sequence ATGATCGAGATCACGCTACCCGACGGCAGCAAGCGCCCGTTCGACCATCCCGTGTCCGTGCAGGACGTGGCGGCCTCCATCGGGGCCGGCCTGGCCAAGGCCACCCTGGCCGGCAAGGTGGACGGCAAGCTGGTGGATGCCAGTTTCCCCATCACGCACGACGCCAGCCTCGAGATCGTCACCGAGAAAAGCCCCGAGGCGCTGGAGATCCTGCGCCACTCCACCGCGCACCTGCTGGCGCAGGCCGTGCAGCGGCTGTATCCGGGCGCGCAGGTCACGATCGGCCCGGTGATCGACAACGGCTTCTATTACGACTTCGCCTACGAGCGCCCGTTCACACCCGACGATCTGGCGAAGATCGAGGCAGAGATGGAGAAGATCGTCAAGGAAGCGCTGCCGGTGACGCGCAGCGTGAAGTCGCGCGACGACGCGGTGGCGTTCTTCCGTGGCCTGGGCGAGAACTACAAGGCCGAGATCATCGAAAGCATCCCGGCCAACGAGGAGCTGTCGCTGTATTCGCAGGGCGAATTCACCGACCTGTGCCGCGGCCCGCACGTGCCCAACACCGGCAAGCTGCGCGCGTTCAAGCTGATGAAGGTGGCCGGTGCGTATTGGCGCGGCGATTCCAACAACGCGATGCTGACGCGCATCTACGGCACGGCCTGGCTCAGCGACAAGGACCTCAAGGCCTACCTGCACCAGCTGGAAGAAGCGGAGAAGCGCGACCACCGCAAGATCGGCAAGGCGCTCGACCTGTTCCACCAGCAGGAGGAAGGCCCGGGCATGGTGTTCTGGCACCCGCGCGGCTGGGCGATCTGGCAGCAGGTGGAGCAGTACATGCGCGGCGTCTACCGCAAGAGCGGCTACCAGGAAGTGCGTTGCCCGCAGGTGCTGGACGTGTCGCTGTGGAAGAAGTCCGGCCACTGGGACAACTACCAGGAGAACATGTTCTTCACCGAGTCGGAGAAGCACGTGTTCGCGCTGAAGCCGATGAACTGCCCTGGCCATGTCCAGGTGTTCAACACCGGCCTGCACAGCTACCGCGAGCTGCCGGTGCGCTACGGCGAGTTCGGCGGCTGCCACCGCAACGAACCTTCGGGCGCCCTGCACGGCATCATGCGCGTGCGCGCGTTCACCCAGGACGACGGCCACATCTTCTGCACGCCCGAGCAGATCGAGCCGGAGGTGACGGCCTTCCACGCCCAGGCGATGAAGGTCTACGCGGACTTCGGCTTCGACAACATCGCGCTGAAGATCGCGTTGCGCCCGGACAAGCGCATCGGCTCCGAGGAAGTCTGGGACAAGGCCGAGGACGCGTTGCGCGCCGCGCTGCACGCCGCCGGCGTGGAGTGGGAGGAGCTGCCGGGCGAGGGCGCCTTCTACGGCCCCAAGATCGAGTACCACATGAAGGACTCGATCGGCCGCGCCTGGCAGGTCGGCACCATGCAGGTGGATTTCATGATGCCAGAGCGCCTGGGCGCCGAATACGTCGACGAGCACAGCCAGCGCCGGCATCCGGTGATGCTGCACCGGGCCATCGTCGGTTCGATGGAGCGCTTCATCGGCATCCTGATCGAGCACCATGCCGGCCTGCTGCCGCCGTGGCTGGCGCCGGTTCAGGCGATGGTGTTCAGCATCACCGACGCACAGTCGGATTACGTCCGCGAAGTCGCGCAAACCCTTGTCGACAAAGGTTTCCGGGTCGAGGCGGATTTGCGCAACGAGAAGGTCGGCTATAAAATCCGCGAGCATACGTTGCAGAAAGTGCCCTACCTGCTTGTCGTCGGTGATCGCGAGAAGGAGTCCGGGGCGGTTTCCGTGCGTACCCGATCGGGCGAAGACCTGGGCAGCATGCCGCTGGCCAGCTTCATCGAACGGTTGGAAGCCGAAACACGGCGTTGA
- the infC gene encoding translation initiation factor IF-3: protein MRVIGPDSEQLGILTRDEALRAAEEAGLDLVEIQPNGDPPVCRIMDYGKFKFEAQKKAQAAKKKQKQVEIKEVKFRPVTDVGDYEIKLRNMLRFLEEGDKVKVTIRFRGREMSHQDLGQEMAKRIQADIGENGQVESFPRLEGRQMVMMIGPKKKQ from the coding sequence GTGCGCGTGATCGGACCGGATTCCGAGCAGCTCGGCATCCTGACCCGCGACGAGGCGCTGCGCGCCGCCGAAGAGGCCGGCCTCGACCTGGTCGAGATCCAGCCGAACGGCGATCCGCCGGTCTGCCGCATCATGGACTACGGCAAGTTCAAGTTCGAAGCCCAGAAGAAGGCGCAGGCCGCCAAGAAGAAGCAGAAGCAGGTCGAGATCAAGGAAGTGAAGTTCCGTCCGGTCACGGACGTGGGCGACTACGAGATCAAACTGCGCAACATGCTTCGCTTCCTGGAGGAAGGCGACAAGGTCAAGGTCACCATCCGCTTCCGCGGACGCGAGATGTCGCACCAGGACTTGGGCCAGGAAATGGCCAAGCGCATCCAGGCTGACATCGGCGAGAACGGCCAGGTGGAGTCCTTCCCGCGTCTGGAAGGCCGCCAGATGGTCATGATGATCGGCCCCAAGAAGAAGCAGTAA
- the rpmI gene encoding 50S ribosomal protein L35: MPKIKTNRAAAKRFRKTASGKFKAGHAFKSHILTKKSTKRKRNLRATNHVKACDTKGVARMLPYL; the protein is encoded by the coding sequence ATGCCCAAGATCAAGACCAACCGGGCGGCGGCGAAGCGTTTTCGCAAGACCGCTTCCGGCAAGTTCAAGGCCGGTCACGCCTTCAAGTCGCACATCCTGACCAAGAAGTCGACCAAGCGTAAGCGCAACCTGCGCGCCACCAACCACGTCAAGGCGTGCGACACCAAGGGTGTGGCGCGCATGTTGCCGTATCTCTGA
- the rplT gene encoding 50S ribosomal protein L20, whose amino-acid sequence MARVKRGVTARRRHKKIIGRAKGYYNARRKVFRVANQAVIKAGQYAYIGRKQKKRQFRALWIVRINAAARQFGLSYSRLINGLSKAGITVDRKVLADIAVHDIKAFGAIAEKAKASLAA is encoded by the coding sequence ATGGCTCGTGTCAAGCGTGGCGTTACCGCCCGTCGTCGTCACAAGAAGATCATCGGCCGCGCGAAGGGTTACTACAACGCCCGCCGCAAGGTCTTCCGCGTTGCCAACCAGGCCGTCATCAAGGCCGGCCAGTACGCGTACATCGGCCGCAAGCAGAAGAAGCGCCAGTTCCGCGCCCTGTGGATCGTGCGCATCAACGCGGCCGCCCGTCAGTTCGGCCTGTCCTACAGCCGCCTGATCAATGGCCTGTCCAAGGCCGGCATCACGGTCGACCGCAAGGTGCTGGCCGACATCGCCGTCCACGACATCAAGGCTTTTGGCGCGATCGCGGAAAAGGCGAAGGCCAGTCTGGCCGCTTGA
- the pheS gene encoding phenylalanine--tRNA ligase subunit alpha yields MDDLESRAVQAQAEIDKAETLDALEALRVGLLGKSGIVTAALKTLGALPPEEKKARGAEVNRVKERLADALAARKTVLEQAELDRRLASETIDISLPGRDGERGSIHPITRALERIAAIFARLGYQRADGPEIEDDWHNFEALNFPPHHPARAMHDTFYFGDGRLLRTHTSPVQVRTMKGRQPPIRIIAPGKVYRSDSDQTHSPMFHQIEGLLVDETSSFADLKGTLAEFIRAFFERDFEMRFRPSYFPFTEPSAEVDIRWETKDGESRWLEVLGCGMVHPNVLANCGIDPERYTGFAFGLGVERFAMLRYGVSDLRAFFENDLRFLKQFA; encoded by the coding sequence ATGGACGACTTGGAGAGCCGCGCCGTTCAAGCGCAGGCTGAAATCGACAAGGCCGAGACGCTGGATGCGCTTGAGGCGCTGCGCGTTGGCCTGCTCGGCAAGAGCGGCATCGTCACCGCCGCGCTGAAGACGCTGGGCGCGCTGCCGCCGGAAGAGAAGAAGGCGCGCGGCGCCGAGGTCAACCGCGTCAAGGAGCGTCTGGCCGACGCGTTGGCCGCACGCAAAACCGTGCTGGAACAGGCCGAGCTGGATCGCCGGCTGGCTTCCGAGACCATCGACATCTCGCTGCCCGGCCGCGACGGCGAGCGCGGCAGCATCCATCCGATCACCCGCGCATTGGAACGCATCGCCGCGATCTTCGCGCGGCTGGGCTACCAGCGCGCCGACGGCCCGGAGATCGAGGACGACTGGCACAACTTCGAGGCGCTGAACTTCCCGCCGCACCATCCGGCGCGCGCCATGCACGACACCTTCTACTTCGGCGACGGGCGCCTGCTGCGCACGCACACCTCGCCGGTGCAGGTCCGCACGATGAAGGGGCGCCAGCCGCCGATCCGCATCATCGCGCCGGGCAAGGTCTACCGCAGCGACTCGGACCAGACGCACTCGCCGATGTTCCACCAGATCGAAGGCCTGCTGGTCGACGAAACCTCCAGCTTCGCCGACCTCAAGGGCACGCTGGCCGAATTCATCCGTGCCTTCTTCGAGCGCGATTTCGAGATGCGCTTCCGCCCCAGCTACTTCCCCTTCACCGAGCCCTCGGCCGAGGTGGACATCCGCTGGGAGACCAAGGACGGCGAGTCGCGCTGGCTGGAAGTGCTGGGCTGCGGCATGGTGCACCCGAACGTGCTGGCGAACTGCGGCATCGACCCGGAGCGCTACACCGGCTTCGCCTTCGGCCTGGGCGTGGAGCGCTTCGCGATGCTGCGCTACGGCGTCTCCGACCTGCGCGCGTTCTTCGAGAACGACCTGCGCTTCCTCAAGCAGTTCGCGTAA
- the pheT gene encoding phenylalanine--tRNA ligase subunit beta: MKFSENWLRHHVPTKASRDELSATLTAIGLEVEDVTALGDSLDGVIVARIVSAQKHPEADRLQVCEVDTGKGLVQIVCGAPNARAGLVAPLAAVGASLPGGIAIKAAKLRGVESFGMLCSAKELGIDADASGLLELPADAPVGTPLADYLGLPDASIEIKLTPNRADCFSVRGIAFDVAAALGGEVRALDTTPVPAGSAATMDVALEAGARVPRFAGRVIEGVNAQAATPVWMAERLRRSGLRPISFLVDVTQYVMLELGQPMHAFDKDKLEGGIVLRPARAGESLQLLDGRSVELDADFLVVADSQGGSGARAVALGGIMGGADTRVTDATRNVFLEAAHWVPSAIIGRSRRLGMHTDAAHRFERGVDPGLPPIAIEYATRLILDVAGGVAGPLLDATLPGHLPEPQPILLRRTRLQRVLGLAVADAEVARIFTALGMRVESVAEGWQVTAPSRRFDIEREEDLIEEVARIFGYDRIPTATPAGALTLVAEPEARIGELALREQLAARGYYEAVNLSFVPAELLARWGLAGQGVPLANPLSADLAVMRPSLLPGLVEALRHNRARQQERVRLFELARVFAAGNPPVETPSLAIAACGRAHVEQWGEPSRALDFFDLKGDLDALLAWGGEPQRWTVHADGLPSWLHPGRGARLARDGETAGWLGTLHPQLAKALDLGPDVHVLELALDPLLARRLPRALPVARFPSVRRDIAVEVPEEATWSRIGEVVRSSLGEVLAELRLFDRYSGKGVEAGRKSLAMGLILQDASRTLTDEDADHCVRQVIAALEQTCKAKLRG; this comes from the coding sequence ATGAAATTCTCCGAGAACTGGCTGCGTCACCATGTGCCGACCAAGGCGTCGCGCGACGAGCTTTCCGCGACGCTCACCGCGATCGGCCTTGAGGTCGAGGACGTTACGGCGCTGGGCGATTCGCTCGACGGCGTGATCGTGGCGCGTATCGTCAGCGCGCAGAAGCATCCCGAAGCGGACCGTCTGCAGGTGTGCGAGGTCGACACCGGCAAGGGCCTCGTGCAGATCGTGTGCGGTGCGCCGAATGCGCGTGCCGGCCTGGTCGCACCGCTGGCCGCCGTTGGCGCCAGCCTGCCCGGCGGCATCGCCATCAAGGCGGCCAAGCTGCGCGGCGTCGAGTCGTTCGGCATGTTGTGCTCGGCCAAGGAACTGGGCATCGATGCGGACGCCTCGGGCCTGCTCGAACTGCCGGCCGACGCCCCGGTGGGGACGCCGTTGGCGGACTATCTCGGCCTGCCGGACGCCAGCATCGAGATCAAGCTCACGCCCAATCGCGCCGACTGCTTCAGCGTGCGCGGCATCGCGTTCGACGTGGCTGCCGCGCTGGGCGGCGAGGTGCGTGCGCTCGACACGACGCCGGTGCCCGCCGGCAGCGCTGCCACGATGGACGTCGCCCTTGAGGCCGGTGCGCGCGTGCCGCGTTTTGCCGGCCGCGTGATCGAAGGCGTTAATGCCCAGGCGGCAACGCCGGTGTGGATGGCCGAACGCCTGCGCCGCAGCGGCCTGCGCCCGATCAGCTTCCTGGTCGACGTCACCCAATACGTGATGCTGGAACTCGGCCAGCCGATGCACGCCTTTGACAAGGACAAGCTCGAAGGCGGGATCGTGCTGCGTCCGGCCCGTGCGGGCGAGTCGCTGCAATTGCTCGACGGCCGCAGCGTGGAGCTGGACGCCGATTTCCTCGTCGTCGCGGACAGCCAGGGCGGCAGCGGCGCGCGTGCCGTGGCGCTGGGCGGCATCATGGGCGGCGCAGACACGCGTGTCACCGACGCCACCCGCAACGTGTTCCTGGAAGCCGCGCACTGGGTTCCGTCGGCAATCATCGGGCGCAGCCGCCGACTCGGCATGCACACCGACGCCGCGCACCGTTTCGAGCGTGGTGTCGATCCGGGCCTGCCGCCCATCGCTATCGAGTACGCCACCCGGCTGATCCTCGACGTGGCCGGCGGCGTGGCCGGCCCGCTGCTCGACGCGACCCTGCCCGGACACCTGCCCGAACCGCAGCCGATCCTGTTGCGTCGCACGCGGCTGCAGCGTGTGCTCGGCCTGGCGGTGGCCGATGCCGAGGTCGCGCGCATCTTCACCGCGCTGGGCATGCGGGTCGAATCCGTGGCGGAAGGCTGGCAAGTCACCGCGCCCAGCCGCCGTTTCGACATCGAGCGCGAGGAGGACCTGATCGAGGAAGTCGCGCGCATCTTCGGCTACGACCGCATTCCCACGGCCACGCCGGCCGGCGCCCTGACGCTGGTCGCCGAGCCGGAAGCGCGCATCGGCGAACTGGCGTTGCGCGAGCAACTCGCCGCGCGCGGCTACTACGAGGCGGTGAACCTCTCCTTCGTGCCGGCCGAGCTGCTGGCGCGCTGGGGGCTGGCCGGGCAGGGCGTGCCGCTGGCCAATCCGCTGTCCGCCGATCTGGCGGTGATGCGGCCTTCGCTGCTGCCGGGCCTGGTGGAGGCTTTGCGCCACAACCGCGCACGCCAGCAGGAGCGGGTGCGCCTGTTCGAGCTTGCCCGCGTGTTCGCGGCCGGCAACCCGCCGGTAGAGACCCCGAGCCTCGCCATCGCCGCATGCGGCAGAGCGCATGTGGAACAGTGGGGCGAACCCTCGCGCGCGCTGGATTTCTTCGATCTCAAGGGCGATCTCGACGCCTTGCTCGCCTGGGGCGGCGAGCCGCAGCGCTGGACCGTGCACGCCGACGGACTGCCGTCCTGGCTGCACCCCGGCCGCGGTGCCCGGCTCGCCCGCGACGGCGAGACGGCGGGCTGGCTGGGCACCCTGCACCCGCAACTGGCCAAGGCGCTGGACCTGGGGCCCGACGTGCACGTGCTGGAACTGGCGCTGGACCCATTGCTGGCCCGCCGCCTGCCGAGGGCGCTGCCGGTGGCCCGTTTCCCCTCGGTGCGCCGGGACATTGCCGTCGAGGTGCCGGAAGAGGCGACCTGGTCACGGATCGGCGAGGTGGTCCGGAGCAGCCTGGGCGAGGTGCTGGCGGAACTGCGGCTGTTCGACCGTTACAGCGGCAAGGGGGTCGAAGCGGGCCGAAAAAGTCTCGCTATGGGCTTGATTTTGCAGGATGCTTCACGCACCCTTACCGACGAGGACGCAGACCATTGCGTGCGGCAGGTCATCGCCGCATTGGAACAAACGTGCAAGGCCAAGTTGCGAGGATGA
- a CDS encoding integration host factor subunit alpha, giving the protein MALTKADMAERLFLDVGLNKREAKEFVDACFEVVREALERGEQVKLSGFGNFDLREKNQRPGRNPKTGEEIPISARRVVTFRPGQKLKVRVEGYAGPRE; this is encoded by the coding sequence ATGGCTCTGACCAAGGCGGATATGGCCGAGCGGCTTTTTCTCGACGTTGGCCTCAACAAGCGGGAAGCCAAGGAATTCGTGGACGCCTGTTTCGAGGTGGTCCGCGAGGCTCTGGAAAGGGGGGAGCAGGTGAAGCTGTCCGGTTTCGGCAACTTCGACCTGCGCGAGAAGAACCAGCGGCCCGGGCGCAACCCGAAAACCGGCGAGGAGATCCCGATCTCCGCGCGCCGGGTGGTGACGTTCCGGCCGGGTCAGAAACTCAAGGTGCGAGTCGAGGGTTATGCTGGACCAAGGGAATAA
- a CDS encoding MerR family transcriptional regulator → MLDQGNNTELPPIPAKRYFTIGEVGELCGVKPHVLRYWEQEFPALNPVKRRGNRRYYQRHDVLMIRQIRALLYEEGFTITGARARLEGPQARVEASISHQIVHQVRLELEEVLALLRR, encoded by the coding sequence ATGCTGGACCAAGGGAATAACACCGAACTGCCGCCCATCCCGGCCAAACGCTACTTCACCATCGGCGAAGTGGGCGAGCTGTGCGGCGTGAAGCCGCACGTGCTGCGCTACTGGGAGCAGGAGTTCCCGGCACTGAACCCGGTGAAGCGCCGCGGCAACCGCCGCTACTACCAGCGCCACGACGTGCTGATGATCCGCCAGATCCGTGCGCTGCTGTACGAGGAAGGCTTCACCATCACCGGCGCCCGCGCACGGCTGGAAGGCCCGCAGGCGCGCGTCGAGGCAAGCATCTCGCACCAGATCGTGCATCAGGTACGTCTGGAACTGGAAGAAGTTCTGGCCCTGCTGCGCCGCTGA